Proteins encoded within one genomic window of Candidatus Berkiella cookevillensis:
- a CDS encoding Trm112 family protein, which yields MDKKLLEILACPLCKQSLIYLKDKKELVCKADRLAYPIKEDIPVMLEDEARKLDLEEVEKIAS from the coding sequence ATGGATAAAAAATTATTAGAAATACTTGCCTGTCCATTGTGTAAACAATCGCTTATTTATCTGAAAGACAAGAAAGAGTTGGTATGTAAAGCCGATCGTTTAGCTTATCCTATTAAAGAAGACATTCCTGTTATGTTGGAAGATGAGGCGCGTAAGTTGGATTTGGAAGAGGTAGAAAAAATTGCAAGTTAA
- the lpxK gene encoding tetraacyldisaccharide 4'-kinase, with protein sequence MGKWFERYIHKIWYPVSKPFSYYLILTLLLPFSFLYTVIATVRKFYLQHYKQVSVTKYPVCVVGNIAVGGTGKTPFVIFFAELLKQHGFKPGIVSRGYSGSKARNEVVLVDSQAVAAFVGEEPKLIHQKTQCPVVVGVHRNQCIQKLCQSFPEVDIIISDDGLQHYAMHRDLEIGLMDGIRKFGNGFCLPAGPLRELCQRFNQVDFVVVKQSRLKKSRMKQKILKHTFDMQLLPQQWVNVKDHSQQVSLEYFRGKIVHAVTGIGNPSSFFELLSALGIKFIPQVYPDHYAYTENDFNFSDEYPIIMTEKDAIKCTQFASAHVWMLALTVSLPDDFSTLLINKIKSIQKKD encoded by the coding sequence ATGGGAAAATGGTTTGAGCGATATATACATAAAATTTGGTATCCGGTATCAAAACCATTTTCTTATTATCTTATCTTAACGCTATTACTACCTTTCTCTTTTTTATACACGGTTATTGCCACAGTCAGAAAATTTTACTTGCAACACTATAAGCAAGTGTCCGTTACAAAATACCCCGTCTGCGTCGTTGGTAATATAGCTGTTGGAGGCACGGGGAAAACACCTTTTGTTATTTTTTTTGCAGAGCTTTTAAAACAACATGGTTTTAAGCCTGGCATTGTGTCACGTGGCTATTCAGGCAGCAAAGCGCGTAATGAGGTTGTTTTGGTTGATAGTCAAGCCGTTGCTGCTTTTGTGGGAGAAGAGCCAAAGCTCATTCATCAAAAAACACAATGTCCTGTTGTGGTAGGGGTTCACCGCAATCAGTGCATTCAGAAATTATGTCAATCTTTTCCTGAAGTCGATATCATTATCAGTGATGATGGTTTGCAGCACTATGCAATGCATCGAGATCTTGAAATTGGATTAATGGATGGCATTAGAAAATTCGGTAATGGTTTTTGTTTACCTGCGGGGCCACTTAGAGAGCTTTGTCAAAGATTCAATCAGGTTGATTTTGTTGTTGTGAAACAGAGTCGCTTGAAAAAAAGTCGTATGAAGCAAAAAATTCTTAAACACACTTTTGATATGCAATTGCTGCCCCAGCAGTGGGTAAACGTCAAAGATCATAGCCAGCAAGTATCCTTAGAGTATTTTCGAGGAAAAATAGTTCATGCTGTTACAGGTATTGGCAATCCATCAAGCTTCTTTGAACTATTGTCGGCATTAGGGATTAAATTTATTCCGCAGGTTTACCCTGATCATTATGCCTATACAGAAAATGATTTCAATTTTAGTGATGAATACCCAATCATTATGACAGAGAAAGATGCTATAAAATGTACCCAGTTTGCAAGTGCGCATGTTTGGATGTTGGCTTTAACGGTGAGCTTGCCAGACGATTTTAGCACGCTGCTCATCAATAAAATAAAATCAATACAAAAGAAGGATTAG
- the msbA gene encoding lipid A export permease/ATP-binding protein MsbA: MHTNPMKNRPIDSQKKVYKRLLSYVWPYRAAFFLALFGNLLYGVVDAGFIKLFEPLLNKGFVDRDQNFIQWIPIMVISIFFVRGIATFLSTYFMGWVGRNVVMNFRQQMFQHLLKLPTYYYDRITSGEILSKITYNVEQVADACSDAITVMVRESCTAIALIAVMVSISWRLTLLFAITVPIMAGIMHFVSKRMRSVSAYIQESMGRVTHVAEEAIEGQKVIKAFGGQAYELSRFAKATQYNRHQEMKLIVTSAISIPMIQIVGAVALAFTVYLATLNPEHTMRTAITPGAFAAMITAMIALLKPIKQLTKVNSNIQKGIAGAASIFAFLDEETEIDKAKTSITSRMAGNIAFKHVSFSYKTQNPENPLASTLNQQTLDNISFEAKAGETIAIVGRSGGGKSTIVNLLPRFYEAQGQISIDGVDVKDIPLKDLRRNISIVSQQVTLFNDSIAKNIAYGTDATMEEIQEAAKLAHAFDFIERLSQGFDTVIGENGIRLSGGQRQRIAIARAILKKAPILILDEATSSLDTESERHIQSALDKLMSQCTTLVIAHRLSTIQNADRIMVIDKGKIIELGTHEELMASKGLYSSLRVMQYQERDFVPEIVNS; encoded by the coding sequence ATGCATACAAATCCTATGAAAAACAGACCCATTGATTCTCAGAAAAAAGTTTACAAAAGACTACTGTCTTATGTTTGGCCTTATCGTGCAGCATTTTTTTTAGCACTGTTTGGTAATCTTTTATATGGTGTTGTCGATGCAGGCTTCATCAAATTATTTGAACCATTGCTCAATAAAGGTTTTGTTGATAGAGATCAAAACTTTATTCAATGGATCCCAATTATGGTGATTTCGATCTTTTTCGTGCGTGGTATAGCAACTTTTCTCTCAACCTACTTTATGGGATGGGTAGGTCGTAATGTGGTAATGAATTTTAGACAGCAGATGTTTCAGCATTTGTTGAAATTACCAACCTATTATTATGATCGAATTACCTCGGGCGAAATACTTTCTAAAATAACCTATAACGTTGAGCAAGTGGCAGATGCATGCAGTGATGCTATTACTGTAATGGTGCGTGAGTCTTGTACGGCTATCGCGTTAATCGCGGTTATGGTTTCAATTAGCTGGCGTTTGACGCTTCTATTTGCAATCACCGTGCCTATCATGGCTGGTATTATGCATTTTGTTAGTAAGCGAATGCGTTCTGTATCTGCCTATATTCAAGAATCAATGGGGCGTGTAACTCATGTGGCAGAAGAAGCAATAGAAGGTCAAAAAGTCATTAAAGCTTTTGGCGGTCAAGCGTATGAACTGTCACGCTTTGCTAAAGCAACACAGTACAATCGTCATCAGGAAATGAAATTGATTGTTACGTCTGCTATTAGCATTCCCATGATTCAAATCGTTGGGGCAGTTGCCTTAGCCTTTACAGTCTATTTAGCAACTTTAAACCCTGAGCATACGATGCGAACAGCCATTACGCCAGGAGCTTTTGCGGCGATGATAACCGCCATGATCGCGCTTTTAAAACCGATTAAGCAATTAACCAAAGTAAACAGTAACATTCAAAAAGGGATAGCAGGCGCAGCAAGTATTTTTGCTTTCTTAGATGAAGAAACGGAAATAGATAAAGCAAAAACTTCTATAACTTCCAGAATGGCTGGCAACATTGCATTTAAGCATGTTTCTTTTAGTTACAAAACACAAAACCCAGAAAACCCCTTAGCTTCAACACTAAACCAGCAAACCTTGGATAATATTAGTTTTGAAGCAAAGGCAGGTGAAACCATCGCCATTGTGGGGCGCTCAGGTGGTGGAAAATCAACCATCGTCAATTTGTTGCCACGCTTCTATGAAGCACAAGGGCAGATCTCTATTGATGGTGTTGATGTAAAAGATATCCCGTTGAAAGATTTGAGAAGAAATATCTCTATTGTGAGTCAACAAGTTACTTTATTTAACGACAGCATTGCTAAAAATATTGCTTATGGTACAGACGCGACAATGGAAGAAATACAAGAGGCTGCTAAACTCGCACATGCCTTTGATTTCATTGAGCGTTTATCGCAGGGCTTTGACACAGTCATTGGTGAGAATGGGATACGTTTATCAGGTGGGCAACGTCAAAGAATTGCAATTGCACGCGCTATTTTAAAGAAAGCACCCATATTAATCTTAGATGAAGCAACCAGTAGCTTAGATACAGAATCAGAACGCCATATTCAATCAGCGCTTGATAAGCTGATGAGTCAATGCACAACCTTGGTTATTGCGCATCGACTATCTACCATTCAAAATGCAGATAGAATTATGGTGATTGATAAAGGTAAGATCATTGAATTAGGAACACATGAAGAGCTTATGGCTTCTAAGGGACTTTATAGCAGCCTACGTGTTATGCAGTATCAAGAGCGTGATTTTGTGCCTGAAATCGTTAATAGTTAA
- a CDS encoding ExbD/TolR family protein yields MKFRSKTRSDVDINVTPLIDVVFLLLIFFMVSTTFKKNTQLNVQLPHASTQASTTESSVIRILIDSKGQYELDGTLYNRATLKVLSEQLLAKYSQESPLFIMGDKEAPHQSLVSLLELAADLNISKVRILAQFEDKEDNAYKSYEKQTH; encoded by the coding sequence ATGAAATTTAGAAGTAAGACTCGCTCAGATGTTGATATTAATGTAACGCCATTAATTGATGTTGTATTTTTACTGCTCATCTTTTTTATGGTATCTACAACATTTAAGAAAAATACCCAACTAAATGTTCAATTACCCCATGCGTCTACTCAAGCATCTACAACAGAAAGTAGTGTTATTCGTATCCTAATAGACAGCAAAGGCCAATATGAATTAGATGGGACATTATATAACCGTGCAACGCTAAAAGTGTTATCTGAGCAACTTTTAGCAAAATATTCTCAAGAAAGTCCACTCTTCATCATGGGAGATAAAGAGGCGCCGCACCAATCATTGGTTTCATTACTTGAGTTGGCTGCGGATTTAAATATATCGAAGGTAAGGATATTGGCACAATTTGAAGACAAAGAAGATAATGCATACAAATCCTATGAAAAACAGACCCATTGA
- a CDS encoding MotA/TolQ/ExbB proton channel family protein, whose protein sequence is MLVLFQSGGWLMWPLLVCSIISLAIVVERAWTLRETNILPPDLVKSILSELSKKNQTVHLPNLAYNSPLGIILAVGLKYSENGVSIMRVRMEEQGRQVVMRLEKYLNALGTIASVSPLLGLLGTVMGMINIFTALNLHETANTEVLAGGIAQALLTTAFGLSIAIPSLMFHRHFQRKIDELSVKLENESLLLIDGLKAIVPRQKKVII, encoded by the coding sequence GTGTTGGTATTATTTCAATCAGGTGGATGGTTAATGTGGCCTTTGCTTGTATGTTCTATTATTTCGCTTGCCATCGTGGTTGAACGGGCTTGGACTTTGCGTGAGACCAACATATTGCCACCTGACTTAGTAAAATCAATATTGAGTGAACTCTCAAAAAAAAATCAAACAGTGCATTTACCTAATTTGGCCTATAACAGCCCATTGGGTATCATTTTAGCTGTTGGCCTAAAATATAGTGAGAATGGTGTCTCTATTATGCGTGTTCGTATGGAAGAGCAGGGGCGCCAAGTTGTGATGCGGCTTGAGAAATATTTAAATGCTTTGGGTACCATTGCTTCTGTTTCCCCACTCTTGGGGCTGTTGGGTACTGTGATGGGTATGATTAATATATTCACAGCACTTAATTTACACGAGACGGCCAATACAGAAGTTCTAGCAGGAGGGATTGCACAGGCGCTCTTAACGACCGCTTTTGGTTTATCTATTGCTATACCTAGCCTAATGTTTCATCGTCATTTCCAAAGAAAAATTGACGAGCTATCTGTCAAACTTGAAAATGAGAGTTTGTTATTGATTGATGGCTTGAAAGCCATTGTACCAAGGCAAAAAAAGGTCATTATCTAA
- a CDS encoding DNA internalization-related competence protein ComEC/Rec2 yields MILTVLSLGALLGALLLTNCPTVPSGSFILLLLGCGIVFVFSQACLRHKYQNKYLSAFFLSFILSFSWAYVQTQQRLAWQLPAAWTNKEIKLSGYIIDQAITEDNKARYTVKPFSINGEKPHSKHLKIQLYWMHPTEKLSPGNQIEAIVKLKALRGLYNPGASDEEKYWFLEGLKARGKIVSLNAVKEGRFSLTAFRQTIARRLHRLFPDEEFLPVITALTIGIRTGLDTKSREVFQKTGTSHLLAISGLHLGLVAAFCFMFIKRLACVFPRFLLRFPAPCIAAVVTLGFSFLYALLAGFSLPTQRAFIMISVAMLSILLKRKIFSWQAFLFALLLVVLHDPLCVLQAGFWLSFCAVAALLMAKESFPEKSWRKWWQPQWVAFVGLLPLTVLFFNQVSLISPIANIFAIPIVAAVVVPISLLGVIFIYPIEVLGEFLIRIAVICFSVVWHLLDFLSHIPFAAVSLAGLSYWIIGLSIIGTLLLLSPKGMPGKPLAILFYMPLLFVKPHIPYQQARISILDVGQGLSTVIETKNHVMLFDTGPQYGRHANAGSKVILPYLHARKIQHIDKILISHHDLDHRGGLSSLLDFPITEIQSSEPELLQETVSTRLSVCQRDQSWQWDGVLFEILHPYGPEQKRNDRSCVLKITANQQSILIPGDITQQVERKLVHHARAKLKSDILIVPHHGSLTSSSTAFVDAVSPLYAVFAVGYGNHYGFPKADVLQRYERIGSENLLTYDSGAIIFDLGKAQKLTPPMKWRETAKRNWH; encoded by the coding sequence ATGATCTTAACTGTACTTTCACTGGGTGCTTTGCTCGGTGCGCTATTATTGACAAATTGTCCGACAGTGCCCAGTGGTAGTTTTATATTATTACTATTAGGTTGTGGCATTGTATTTGTGTTTAGTCAAGCTTGCCTACGACATAAATATCAAAACAAATATTTAAGCGCATTTTTCCTGAGTTTTATACTAAGCTTTAGTTGGGCGTATGTCCAGACCCAACAGCGTTTAGCCTGGCAGCTTCCAGCAGCTTGGACAAACAAAGAAATTAAGCTTTCGGGCTATATAATTGATCAAGCAATCACAGAAGACAATAAGGCAAGATACACAGTCAAACCATTTAGCATAAATGGAGAAAAACCGCATAGTAAGCATCTTAAAATTCAATTGTATTGGATGCATCCCACAGAAAAACTATCTCCAGGCAATCAAATAGAAGCGATTGTTAAACTAAAAGCTTTAAGAGGCTTGTATAACCCGGGTGCCTCAGACGAAGAAAAATATTGGTTTTTGGAAGGTTTAAAAGCACGCGGCAAGATCGTGTCATTAAATGCAGTCAAAGAAGGGCGCTTTTCATTAACCGCCTTCAGACAAACCATTGCAAGGCGTTTGCATCGGCTTTTTCCAGATGAGGAATTTTTGCCGGTGATTACAGCACTGACCATTGGGATCCGCACAGGTTTAGATACGAAGAGCAGAGAGGTTTTTCAGAAGACTGGGACGAGTCATCTACTGGCTATCTCAGGATTGCATTTGGGGTTGGTTGCTGCATTTTGTTTTATGTTTATAAAACGCCTTGCCTGTGTATTCCCTCGTTTCTTACTGAGATTTCCTGCGCCATGTATTGCTGCGGTTGTGACGCTTGGTTTTTCTTTTTTATATGCATTATTAGCAGGGTTCTCATTACCAACACAACGCGCTTTTATTATGATCAGCGTTGCGATGCTGAGCATTTTATTGAAAAGAAAAATTTTTAGCTGGCAAGCTTTTTTATTCGCATTGCTTTTAGTGGTTTTGCATGATCCTTTATGTGTTTTGCAAGCTGGATTTTGGTTGTCGTTTTGCGCAGTTGCGGCATTATTGATGGCAAAAGAAAGCTTTCCCGAAAAATCGTGGCGTAAGTGGTGGCAACCGCAATGGGTTGCTTTTGTTGGATTGTTGCCTCTAACCGTTCTTTTTTTTAATCAAGTAAGTTTGATTTCCCCTATTGCGAATATTTTTGCTATACCGATTGTTGCCGCTGTGGTAGTGCCTATCAGCCTATTGGGCGTTATCTTTATTTACCCAATTGAAGTTCTTGGAGAATTTTTAATTAGAATTGCAGTGATTTGTTTTTCTGTGGTGTGGCATTTATTAGATTTCTTAAGTCATATTCCTTTTGCAGCTGTTTCTTTAGCTGGGTTGTCTTATTGGATCATAGGTTTAAGCATCATTGGAACTTTGCTTTTATTAAGCCCTAAGGGGATGCCTGGAAAACCGCTTGCAATTTTATTTTATATGCCACTTTTATTCGTAAAACCGCACATACCCTATCAACAAGCACGTATTAGTATTTTGGATGTTGGCCAAGGATTGTCTACAGTCATAGAGACTAAAAATCATGTCATGCTCTTTGATACAGGGCCACAGTATGGTCGGCATGCTAATGCAGGTAGCAAAGTGATTTTACCTTATTTGCATGCCAGAAAAATTCAGCATATTGATAAAATTCTCATCAGTCATCATGATCTTGATCATAGAGGCGGTTTAAGCAGTTTGCTTGATTTTCCGATTACAGAAATTCAGAGTAGCGAGCCTGAGCTTCTTCAAGAAACTGTTTCTACTCGGCTTTCTGTATGTCAAAGAGATCAATCGTGGCAATGGGATGGTGTGTTGTTTGAAATATTACATCCCTATGGGCCAGAGCAAAAGAGAAATGATCGTTCTTGTGTCTTAAAAATAACAGCAAATCAGCAGTCTATTTTGATCCCTGGTGATATTACGCAGCAAGTAGAACGCAAGCTAGTACATCATGCAAGGGCGAAATTAAAAAGTGATATCTTAATTGTTCCGCATCATGGTAGTTTAACCTCCTCTTCGACTGCTTTTGTAGATGCTGTCTCGCCCTTGTATGCGGTGTTTGCAGTTGGTTATGGCAATCATTATGGTTTTCCAAAAGCGGATGTTTTGCAAAGATATGAAAGAATTGGTTCAGAAAACTTATTAACTTATGATTCAGGTGCTATTATTTTTGACTTAGGCAAAGCGCAGAAATTGACACCGCCTATGAAATGGCGGGAAACTGCAAAGCGGAATTGGCATTAG
- a CDS encoding DUF2062 domain-containing protein produces MPKKLLKKFIPHHKIKDHKHLKMFGSLLHNPNLWSLNRYSVSTAFSIGLFCAMIPMPFQMIPAAACAIVARANLPISIALVWLTNPITMPPVFYFAFKVGAYVLGREARGFQFDASVEWFASGLASIWQPFLLGCFICGSVLAISSNILIRILWYWHIKRAWARRQRKADSL; encoded by the coding sequence ATGCCTAAAAAATTACTCAAAAAATTTATTCCGCATCATAAAATCAAAGACCATAAACATTTAAAAATGTTTGGTAGCTTATTGCACAATCCAAATCTTTGGTCATTGAATCGCTATTCTGTTTCCACTGCTTTTAGCATTGGATTATTCTGTGCCATGATCCCCATGCCTTTCCAAATGATCCCTGCAGCAGCTTGCGCTATTGTAGCGAGAGCCAACTTACCCATTTCAATTGCGCTTGTATGGCTGACCAATCCTATCACAATGCCGCCAGTATTTTACTTTGCTTTTAAAGTGGGGGCTTACGTTTTAGGAAGAGAAGCGCGTGGCTTTCAATTTGATGCATCTGTAGAATGGTTTGCGAGTGGATTGGCCTCAATTTGGCAACCTTTTCTCTTAGGTTGCTTCATCTGTGGCAGTGTCTTAGCAATTAGCTCAAATATTTTGATACGCATTCTGTGGTATTGGCATATAAAAAGAGCTTGGGCAAGGCGGCAGAGAAAGGCAGACTCTCTTTGA
- a CDS encoding ABC transporter ATP-binding protein produces the protein MMHNNNYQPEVQSQNTVLRCENVVKIFQDGDRTIPVLGNINFSVSSHESIAIVGRSGSGKTTFIHILGGIEKPSSGKIYLNEMELLTLSEKKRGFLRNRVLGFIFQFHHLLAEFTAFENVCMPLLIRGEPLKDIKAKSLYYLNKVGLLDRKEHKPMMLSGGERQRVAIARALVAEPKCILADEPTGNLDDESADQVYALMMQLAKEVGTSFVIVTHDVNLANKMDRTLVLDRGELKEQ, from the coding sequence ATGATGCATAATAATAATTATCAACCAGAAGTGCAGTCTCAAAACACCGTGTTACGCTGCGAAAATGTAGTTAAAATATTTCAAGATGGTGATAGAACTATTCCCGTTTTAGGAAATATTAACTTTAGTGTTTCTTCACATGAGAGTATTGCGATTGTGGGGCGTTCAGGCTCTGGCAAAACAACCTTTATTCATATTTTGGGGGGCATTGAAAAGCCATCCAGCGGTAAAATTTATTTGAATGAAATGGAGTTATTGACCTTATCTGAGAAGAAGCGTGGTTTTTTACGCAATCGGGTATTAGGCTTTATTTTTCAGTTTCACCATCTCCTGGCTGAGTTTACCGCCTTTGAAAATGTTTGCATGCCTTTATTGATCCGAGGCGAACCCTTAAAAGATATCAAAGCAAAAAGCTTATATTATTTGAATAAAGTTGGATTATTAGATAGAAAAGAACACAAGCCTATGATGTTATCAGGTGGAGAACGCCAGCGTGTTGCGATTGCACGTGCCTTAGTTGCTGAGCCAAAATGTATTTTGGCAGATGAGCCAACGGGTAATTTGGATGACGAGAGCGCTGATCAAGTCTATGCATTGATGATGCAACTTGCTAAAGAAGTGGGTACAAGCTTTGTCATTGTGACGCATGATGTTAACTTGGCAAATAAGATGGATAGGACGTTGGTGCTAGATCGAGGCGAGCTAAAAGAGCAATAG
- a CDS encoding lipoprotein-releasing ABC transporter permease subunit, whose product MFKPFSLYIGSRYTSLRQRDHFITFISIVSMVGIALGVMVLITVLSVMNGFTKEIRTRILSVTPHIMVTQGQSNIQDWPMAVKHFSTRKEVEAAGPFVEGQGMLTHGREVHGVLVKGIDPATVDAVFPLRSTLITGNVDDLAPGKFGVIIGSYLAKSLGVGVGDSITLVIPEVTVSLVGVTPRLKRLQVVGVFEVGYIYDTTHIFLNLEDSARLLKTGDGVTGIQLKLFDPFKAPQLAHELREEAQHFYNVVDWTVLNSAYFSAVKMEKTMMFFTLIMILAIAVFNLISTLVMVVTDKRGDIAVFRVLGASKKKIMAIFISQGAIIGLIGTLMGVILGILLALNVTDIVSFIERLFKVKFLSEEVYFISFLPSDLQSADVILIATCAMGLSLLATIHPAWRAAKVQPAEALRHDA is encoded by the coding sequence ATGTTTAAGCCTTTTTCTCTCTACATTGGCTCTCGCTATACAAGTCTCAGACAAAGAGATCATTTCATCACCTTTATATCTATTGTCTCAATGGTAGGCATTGCCTTAGGGGTAATGGTACTCATTACAGTTTTATCTGTGATGAATGGTTTTACCAAAGAAATAAGAACACGTATTTTAAGTGTTACACCTCACATAATGGTGACGCAAGGGCAAAGCAATATCCAAGACTGGCCTATGGCAGTGAAGCATTTTTCAACGCGCAAAGAAGTGGAAGCGGCAGGACCTTTTGTTGAAGGGCAAGGCATGCTGACACATGGCCGAGAGGTACATGGTGTTTTAGTCAAAGGCATTGATCCTGCAACAGTGGATGCTGTTTTTCCTTTACGCTCTACCTTAATCACAGGCAATGTTGATGATTTGGCACCGGGTAAGTTTGGTGTCATCATAGGAAGCTATCTAGCAAAATCTTTGGGCGTTGGCGTAGGGGATAGCATTACGCTGGTCATCCCTGAAGTCACGGTCTCTTTAGTGGGGGTGACACCGCGTCTTAAAAGGCTCCAAGTCGTGGGTGTCTTTGAGGTGGGTTATATTTACGACACAACACACATTTTCCTCAATTTAGAAGATTCTGCTCGGCTTTTAAAAACAGGCGATGGTGTTACGGGCATACAATTAAAATTATTTGATCCTTTCAAGGCGCCTCAATTAGCGCATGAATTACGTGAAGAAGCACAACATTTCTATAATGTGGTTGATTGGACAGTACTCAACAGCGCTTATTTTAGTGCAGTAAAAATGGAAAAGACCATGATGTTTTTTACGCTGATCATGATCTTGGCGATTGCCGTGTTTAATCTCATTTCCACTTTAGTCATGGTTGTTACAGATAAACGAGGTGATATTGCGGTCTTTAGAGTGCTTGGTGCTTCGAAAAAGAAAATCATGGCAATTTTTATTTCTCAAGGTGCAATTATTGGTTTGATTGGTACGCTCATGGGCGTGATATTAGGTATCTTATTAGCACTCAATGTCACTGATATTGTGTCTTTTATTGAAAGACTTTTTAAAGTTAAGTTTTTATCTGAAGAAGTTTATTTTATCAGTTTCTTGCCGTCTGATTTACAAAGTGCGGATGTTATCTTAATTGCAACCTGTGCAATGGGCTTAAGCTTACTCGCAACCATTCATCCTGCTTGGCGTGCAGCTAAAGTACAACCTGCGGAGGCTTTACGCCATGATGCATAA
- a CDS encoding agmatine deiminase family protein, with amino-acid sequence MKLQTHTNTTYLPAEWAPQSAVLFSWPHTYDHGSYYWKPHEIARVETALFEMVSTIAKSQPVMINVYNNIVLEHLEDLLSKHHVNQDNVQIIVNPSNDIWVRDHGPITVYKDKKAVLLNFKFNGWGEKFPHEDDNTVNNKLHHFDILKTYTQEDVHFVLEGGSIESDGLGTLLTTKLCLCNPNRNKITDKAVIFEKLQATLGIQRILWLDDGFIEGDNTDSHVDMLARFINPHTIAYATCDDPTLPHYDSLLKMETQLKSFRQISGEPYQLVPMPLPKIENASYPGVFIPATYLNFLITNHCVFVPQYNHALDEVMLETLREYFPSRNVLGVDTSTLILQSGGLHCSTMQIPTGQQDA; translated from the coding sequence GTGAAATTACAAACTCATACAAACACAACCTATTTACCAGCTGAATGGGCACCACAAAGTGCTGTCCTATTCTCATGGCCACACACCTATGATCATGGTAGCTACTATTGGAAACCACATGAAATTGCGCGCGTAGAAACAGCGCTTTTCGAAATGGTTAGCACTATTGCAAAGTCTCAACCCGTGATGATTAACGTTTATAATAACATAGTCTTAGAACATCTCGAGGATCTTTTAAGCAAGCATCACGTCAATCAAGACAATGTGCAAATCATTGTAAACCCTTCTAATGATATTTGGGTTCGCGATCATGGTCCTATTACTGTCTATAAAGACAAAAAAGCGGTGCTGCTAAATTTTAAGTTTAATGGCTGGGGTGAAAAATTCCCTCACGAAGATGACAATACAGTCAATAACAAGCTTCATCATTTTGACATACTTAAAACTTATACCCAAGAAGACGTCCACTTCGTCTTAGAAGGTGGCAGCATAGAAAGTGATGGTTTAGGAACACTGCTTACGACAAAGTTATGTCTTTGCAATCCAAATCGTAACAAAATCACTGATAAAGCAGTCATCTTTGAAAAACTACAAGCCACCTTGGGTATTCAACGCATACTCTGGTTGGATGATGGCTTTATTGAAGGTGATAATACAGACTCTCATGTTGATATGTTGGCAAGATTCATCAATCCACACACCATTGCTTATGCAACCTGTGATGATCCGACCCTGCCACATTATGATTCATTGCTCAAAATGGAAACACAGTTAAAGTCTTTTAGACAAATCTCTGGCGAGCCTTATCAACTTGTACCAATGCCACTGCCCAAAATTGAGAATGCATCTTATCCAGGCGTATTTATTCCAGCGACCTATTTGAACTTCTTGATTACGAATCATTGTGTATTTGTACCACAGTATAACCATGCATTAGATGAAGTCATGCTTGAGACACTCAGAGAATACTTCCCTTCTCGAAATGTATTGGGTGTAGATACGAGCACACTTATCTTGCAAAGTGGCGGGCTACACTGCTCAACTATGCAAATACCAACAGGACAACAAGACGCATGA